In one window of Psychrobacter sp. P2G3 DNA:
- a CDS encoding YetF domain-containing protein, whose amino-acid sequence MDLASIFIHDTTWAFAAEIVIRVIVMFSMIIIFLRFTGKRGVRQLSIFELTIILSLGSIAGDPMFTEDLPIIQAVLIMSIVIIMYRLCTWVMMKYQPFEDLLEGKSIYIVEDGVLVIDKIKRGKMSHDEFFAEMRQQGVEHLGQVRVGLLETDGSFSLLLFPPDETRYGLPLFPKQYQPVKEIDPKHCYACMHCGYVDYIAKPDQQCVRCECESWAKALDSGIVR is encoded by the coding sequence ATGGATTTGGCAAGTATCTTTATTCATGACACAACTTGGGCGTTTGCTGCCGAAATCGTCATACGCGTGATTGTTATGTTTAGCATGATTATCATATTTTTACGTTTCACTGGTAAACGCGGCGTCCGGCAGCTGTCTATTTTTGAGCTGACCATTATTTTGTCACTGGGTTCTATCGCTGGTGATCCGATGTTCACCGAGGATTTACCGATTATACAAGCGGTACTCATCATGAGTATCGTGATTATCATGTATCGGCTCTGCACTTGGGTAATGATGAAATACCAGCCCTTTGAAGATCTTTTAGAAGGAAAGTCGATTTATATTGTAGAAGACGGCGTCTTAGTAATAGATAAGATTAAAAGAGGCAAGATGTCGCATGATGAGTTTTTTGCTGAAATGCGCCAACAAGGCGTTGAACATCTAGGTCAGGTACGTGTAGGCTTATTAGAGACGGATGGCTCATTTAGCTTATTGCTGTTTCCACCTGATGAAACGCGTTATGGTTTGCCACTTTTCCCCAAGCAGTATCAGCCAGTTAAAGAGATAGATCCAAAGCATTGCTATGCTTGTATGCATTGTGGCTATGTCGATTATATTGCGAAGCCAGATCAGCAATGCGTGCGCTGTGAATGTGAAAGTTGGGCGAAGGCCTTGGATAGCGGGATTGTTAGATAA